The window GCGCCAGCGACAAAAGCGCTCGAGATCGCCAAGGTCTGCGCCTGCGATTTCTTCGTGCCGAATGAGACGGAGCTGGCTATCCTCACGGGTCTGCCTACGGAAACGATGGCGGACGTGGAAGCGGCGGCGAAGAGCCTCTTGGTGCGCGGGCTCAAGAACATCATCGTCACTCTTGGTGGGCGCGGTGCTCTGTGGATGACGCAGCGGGAAAAGCAGTACGTTGCGCCCTGCAAGGTCACTGCCGTCGATACTACGGGTGCGGGCGACGCCTTCATCGGCTGCTTTGCGAGCGAGTATGCGAAAGGCGGCGACGTGCTCGCCGCCATGAAGAAAGCGAGCGCGTTCGCTGCCTTGAGCGTCACGCGCAAGGGTACGCAGTTGTCGTATCCGACACAGGAAGAGTTGGCGATATTCCTGCAGAAAAAAGCTGCAGAATAAACGTGGGGGGAAGAATCATGTTGAAAGGAATACCAAAATGCATCAGTCCGGATCTCTTGAAGGCTCTTGCCGAAATGGGACATGGAGATCTCGTCGTTGTCGCCGATGACTTCTATCCGGCCGTGTCGATGGCGCGTGAGGGAATCACGGTCAACGCCGACGGCATCGGCGCTGCTGAGATGATTGACGGCATCCTGCAGCTCATGCCGCTCGATACAGAGTATGAGGAGCATCCCGTGCTCATCATGGATGTGATGGAAGAGATGCGCGAAAAGATCGGACGCCCCAAGGTTTGGGACGATTTCATTGCCGCCGTCGAGAAGCATGTGCCGCAGGGCAGGAAGAACATCGGCTTCATCGATCGCTTCAGTTTCTACGACAAGGCAAAGACGGCCTTCGTGACGATTTCTACGGGCGAGCGTCAGCCTTACGGCTGCGTGATCCTGCAGAAGGGCGTCATGTAGACGGTTGGGAGGAACGAAAAGAGGTCTGGTGCACATGATGTATGTGCACCAGACCTCTTTCATAGGAAGAGTTGAATTTGATTTTATACAGCGGCGGTCAGATGCCGCGCGGCGGCGGAAAGAAGCCTGACGCCTGCTGTAATCTGGCTGAGGCTTGCGTATTCCGCTGCACTGTGGCTGATGCCATCCTTACAGGGAATGAAGATCATGGCAGTCGGGGCATAGTCCGCCCAATGCATGGCGTCGTGTCCCG of the Selenomonas sputigena genome contains:
- a CDS encoding RbsD/FucU family protein: MLKGIPKCISPDLLKALAEMGHGDLVVVADDFYPAVSMAREGITVNADGIGAAEMIDGILQLMPLDTEYEEHPVLIMDVMEEMREKIGRPKVWDDFIAAVEKHVPQGRKNIGFIDRFSFYDKAKTAFVTISTGERQPYGCVILQKGVM